CCCAGACGGAGTGGCAGGACCCGTTCATGTTCCCCACCCACATGTCGATGATCCACGAGGCCATGGCCAACGCCCACTGGGTGGTAAACACGATCCACCCCAAGACCTACGGGCTGATCTGCCTGACCTCGCCCGAGATGCAACTGGCCTGCAACCAGGTCGAGGGAATCGTGAACTCCTCCGGCGCGAAGATGGTCAAACGCGCCGACGTGTCCATCTCCGAAACCTCGATGTCGGCCTACGTACTGGCCTTCCGGGCCGCCAACCCCGAGCACATCATCCATTACGTGATCAACCCGGCCACCATGGCCAAGTTCATGGTCGAGGCCGCCCAACAGGGCTACTACCCGTCCAAGGGCATCTCCGGCAACCACCTCGCCGCCGAGGTCCTCGGCTCGATCTTCGGCCAGTGGCCGGTCAACCGCTACTGGACCAACACCACCTACAAGCTGTGGGGCCCGGAGTTCATGGCCACCATGAACAAGTACGCCCGCTTCAACCGCGGCACCAACCACCACATCGTCCAAGCCGGATACACCGCGGTGAACATCTTCGCCGAGGCCGCCAAGGCCGTCGGCCCGGACCTGACCCGCGACAAAATGATGGCCCAACTGAGCAACGGGACCATCTGGCAGGCCGACGCTTCGCTGGACCAGCGATTCAGTTACGCACCCACCGAACGCAACGGCAACGACTGGAACCACTACTACGGCCAGGGTCGGGAATTCATCTACAAGTACACCTCCACGAACACGATCTCGAACCCCGACGGCAGCCCTAACGGATTCGTCCCCGACCCCAACCAGTTCGTCATCTACACCTGGAAGTGAACCCAGCCGGGTGTGCGGGCAGTGGAGGACGGCGAACCTGCTCGCACACCCGGGCTGTGAAAGGTCGCCCGGGAGGGTGGCAATCTCCGCCGGCGCCGGGTGATTTGACCACCTGCCGAACACACCGTGGCGCCCCCTGCCGCACCGGCGCCGGACCGCTATGCACCCACGGCCCGCTCGTTCCCTCGGCCGCGTAGCCGACCTCGACCTGCTGCGCCGCCTGCACGGCGGGCTCGAGCCTCCGGTGCGCAGTCGGCGCAACCGACTTGAGGTCGAATGCGCGCCGTCCGGTCGTTGGTGATCTTTTCATCGTCCCGGCCCTAACTTGCCGTTCGCCCCGCGTCGGCAATCCACCGCCGCTAGGGGCGCAGGGGGGTAACGGCATATCGGTGGGGGGCTCCGGTGCTGGTTTCGTGGGTGAGGTTCCGGCCGCCGGGGACGGTACGTCGGCGACTGCTCAATCAGGTCGCGCAGCAGCCGCGTGCGGTGGCCGTCGCGATCATCTGCGGGCTGGCCGCCACAGGCTGGTTGGGTATCGGACTGTGCCTGGCGTTCGGGTCGTTCTGGGCTCCTTCCCCACCTGGGTTGCCCGAGACCGTGGCGCGTTCCGCGGTCGCCGGCCGCCCCGAACAGCTCCCCGCCCACCTGCGCTCCGGCTGGGTCCGCCCCGGATCGACGCGCAGATCGCCGGAGCCGTCGGTGCCCGGCGCGACGGCAGGGACCCGAATCGGCGCGGCTCCGGGCCTCGCGACGCCGCCGACCGACCTTACGCACAAGCCATCCGGCCTTGCCTCGATCCGGATCCCTGCATGGCAGGTCGATTCGGCGGCGCCGGCCACGTCGCGCGAACATCTGCTGCCCACGGTCGTCGAACCCGGCCCGGACGGTGCCGACTGGAATGTGCTGACGGACTGGTCTGACCCGACCTCCTGGCCCCAGCGCGGAGCCGTACTGTCCACGACTCTGCGGGGGCGGGTCTCAGGACTTTCCGAGCACGCCTACGTCTACCTGCCCAGCGCCTACTTCGACCCCGCGGGCCCCGGCCAGGACCCATCCGGGCCGAGGCGACGGAATCTACCGTTGGCCGTCGTGTTCAGCGGCTACCCCGGCGACGCGGACCGGCTGATCAACCGCCTGCATTACCCCGCCGTGACACTGGCCGGAATCCAGGACGGCACCATCGCGCCGACCGTTCTGGTGATGCTGAGCCCCTCGGTCGACTACCCGTGGGACACCGAGTGCACCGACATCCCCGACGGCCCACAGGCATTCACCTTCTATGACCGAGACGTTCCCGATGCAGTCGTCGGCCAGTTCGCCCTACGACCGCAGACCTACGCCGCTATCGGCGATTCGACCGGCGGGTACTGCGCGGCCAAGCTCGAGGCCATCGACCCGACCCGGTTTCCTGTGGCCGCCTCGTTGTCCGGCTACTTCCAGCCCGCCACCGACCCCACCACCCGCGGCGCGTTCAACGACTCCACGCTGCGC
This genomic window from Sporichthyaceae bacterium contains:
- a CDS encoding alpha/beta hydrolase-fold protein produces the protein MRFRPPGTVRRRLLNQVAQQPRAVAVAIICGLAATGWLGIGLCLAFGSFWAPSPPGLPETVARSAVAGRPEQLPAHLRSGWVRPGSTRRSPEPSVPGATAGTRIGAAPGLATPPTDLTHKPSGLASIRIPAWQVDSAAPATSREHLLPTVVEPGPDGADWNVLTDWSDPTSWPQRGAVLSTTLRGRVSGLSEHAYVYLPSAYFDPAGPGQDPSGPRRRNLPLAVVFSGYPGDADRLINRLHYPAVTLAGIQDGTIAPTVLVMLSPSVDYPWDTECTDIPDGPQAFTFYDRDVPDAVVGQFALRPQTYAAIGDSTGGYCAAKLEAIDPTRFPVAASLSGYFQPATDPTTRGAFNDSTLRERNDLGWRLQHLPVPAVSLLLATATDEGGDDGYATNQEWLHLIHAPMTARELVLDHGGHNFNSWNREIPYALSWITAHLPRSRAILAATPTGAAITGPATFPSQPITGPDTVRRAEIRTSQPPEVPLLTITAAKATLDGMVRVSARRSSRTPRVWPTSRWRSCAAKGSRWKWYGPSTGISPPESGPT